One genomic region from Syntrophales bacterium encodes:
- a CDS encoding acyl-CoA dehydrogenase family protein, producing the protein MDFKFGEKEEQLRREISEFAREELPPDWLAAMLEEENRDEDWKFAMTMSRKLAKKGWLTMSWPVEYGGKGASLWEQFVYSEEAAYWGIPGVTMGISGVDWVGPSLMVFGSEELKKKHLPLIALGEPDGVWCTGYSEPNAGSDFANIRTRAVRDGDEYIINGQKIWTSAAHRARWCWLAVRTDLSAPKKHQGISVIIVDMKSKGVTVRPLINYAGYHIFNEVFFDDVRVPVTNLVGKENNGWHQLMHSLGFERGSVAGRGCGYNRRILDELIQYTREKHLFRQEEIRHKLADMAIMIETQRILVCETIWKMSRGINPVYEPSRDKVYNDQILERLAIIGTEILGMYSQMDPLQRKSKWTKLKGCVEALYWLFPGIASASGTDEVEMNIIGQFGLKLPKSY; encoded by the coding sequence ATGGATTTTAAATTCGGCGAAAAGGAAGAACAGTTAAGAAGGGAAATCAGTGAATTTGCAAGAGAGGAGTTGCCACCAGATTGGCTTGCGGCCATGTTAGAAGAGGAAAACCGGGATGAGGATTGGAAATTTGCCATGACGATGTCCAGAAAGCTTGCAAAAAAGGGTTGGCTTACCATGTCCTGGCCGGTAGAATATGGTGGTAAAGGCGCTTCTCTATGGGAGCAATTCGTATATTCTGAAGAGGCAGCATACTGGGGGATACCGGGTGTTACAATGGGAATCAGCGGAGTGGACTGGGTGGGTCCCTCCCTGATGGTGTTTGGCTCAGAGGAGCTTAAGAAAAAGCACCTCCCCCTTATCGCCTTAGGAGAACCAGATGGCGTCTGGTGCACGGGCTATAGTGAACCCAATGCCGGTAGCGATTTTGCCAATATTCGAACCCGTGCTGTAAGGGATGGAGATGAGTACATCATCAATGGACAGAAGATATGGACCAGCGCCGCTCACAGGGCAAGGTGGTGCTGGCTTGCAGTCAGAACTGACCTCAGTGCCCCCAAAAAACACCAGGGGATCAGTGTTATTATTGTGGATATGAAGAGCAAGGGAGTTACGGTAAGACCCCTGATAAACTACGCTGGGTACCATATATTCAATGAGGTCTTCTTCGATGATGTGAGGGTTCCCGTGACAAATCTGGTGGGGAAGGAAAATAATGGGTGGCATCAATTGATGCACTCTCTGGGGTTCGAGAGAGGGAGTGTCGCCGGCAGGGGTTGTGGATACAACAGAAGGATACTGGACGAACTTATCCAATACACAAGAGAGAAGCATCTCTTCCGGCAGGAAGAAATCCGTCATAAGTTGGCCGATATGGCTATAATGATCGAAACACAGAGGATCCTTGTCTGTGAAACAATCTGGAAGATGAGCAGGGGAATTAATCCAGTTTACGAACCATCGAGAGACAAGGTTTACAATGACCAGATATTGGAGCGGCTGGCTATAATTGGCACGGAGATTCTGGGAATGTATTCGCAAATGGATCCACTACAGCGAAAATCTAAATGGACCAAACTCAAAGGTTGTGTGGAAGCCCTTTACTGGTTATTCCCCGGGATAGCAAGTGCTTCCGGAACCGATGAGGTGGAGATGAACATCATCGGCCAATTTGGCCTGAAATTGCCCAAATCGTATTAG
- a CDS encoding nitrous oxide reductase accessory protein NosL → MWVGDYNTKNLIDAEKAFWVIGGSKKGVMAERAKWAFEKRDEAERFMRENGGKLATFEEAMKAAYEDMYQDTKMIREMRKMKKMMMEMEHRH, encoded by the coding sequence ATCTGGGTGGGAGACTACAATACAAAGAATCTCATTGATGCGGAGAAGGCATTCTGGGTAATCGGTGGAAGCAAAAAGGGTGTCATGGCAGAAAGGGCAAAATGGGCGTTTGAGAAGCGGGATGAGGCGGAAAGATTTATGAGAGAAAACGGTGGAAAGCTTGCCACATTTGAGGAGGCGATGAAAGCCGCATATGAAGACATGTATCAGGATACAAAGATGATACGGGAAATGAGAAAAATGAAGAAGATGATGATGGAGATGGAACACAGGCACTGA
- the murI gene encoding glutamate racemase, whose product MQTNPSQPIGVFDSGVGGLTVVRALVERLPFESIIYFGDTARVPYGVKSSETITHYAMQITEFLLQQEVKLLIIACNTMAAVAYQAVAGLSPVPVLDVIDAGARSAVAERHTKNVGVIGTPATINSNAYERAIHRYNPDIRIVSRACPLFVPLVEEGWLDHQVTRLTAQEYLRPILTDNIDTLVLGCTHYPLIKGLLQEVAGNDIRLVDSAEAMAEMAANLLQKKNLSNPERMPPDYKFYVTDVPYRFQAIGERFLGRQLFPVQLIKW is encoded by the coding sequence ATGCAAACCAACCCCTCCCAACCGATCGGCGTGTTTGACTCTGGTGTCGGTGGACTTACCGTTGTTCGCGCCCTCGTGGAAAGACTTCCTTTTGAAAGCATCATCTACTTTGGTGACACGGCCCGTGTTCCCTACGGGGTGAAATCCTCGGAAACGATCACCCACTATGCCATGCAGATCACAGAGTTCCTCTTGCAACAGGAGGTAAAACTCCTCATCATTGCCTGCAATACCATGGCGGCTGTCGCCTATCAGGCCGTCGCAGGTCTATCGCCTGTCCCTGTTTTAGATGTCATTGATGCGGGCGCCCGTAGCGCCGTTGCTGAAAGGCACACAAAAAACGTCGGCGTCATCGGTACACCGGCAACAATCAACAGTAATGCCTATGAACGGGCCATTCACCGGTACAATCCAGACATCAGGATTGTTTCCCGGGCCTGCCCCTTATTTGTGCCTCTGGTTGAGGAGGGGTGGCTGGATCACCAGGTCACCCGCCTCACTGCCCAGGAGTACCTGAGACCCATACTGACAGATAATATTGACACTCTGGTCCTCGGATGCACCCATTATCCCCTGATCAAGGGGCTCCTCCAGGAGGTGGCGGGGAATGACATCCGGCTGGTAGATTCCGCTGAGGCTATGGCAGAAATGGCGGCAAATCTGTTACAGAAAAAGAATCTCTCCAATCCCGAACGGATGCCGCCGGATTATAAGTTTTATGTCACCGACGTTCCCTATCGCTTCCAGGCAATCGGCGAACGCTTTCTCGGACGACAGCTTTTTCCTGTACAACTCATCAAATGGTAA
- a CDS encoding acyl-CoA dehydratase activase: MITAGVDVGSLTGKALIMKDNEILGWSLISTGPDSSETAKEAMDIALKEAKVSFDDIDYIVSTGYGRVVVPFSDKNITEITCHAKGAYWFFPTVHLILDMGGQDCKAIRCDGRGKVTNFAMNDKCAAGAGRSMEIMAELLDTPLAEMGAHSLDIKDKLALLSSTCVVFARSEVLGYLHEGVHKNDILAGACEALADRVSTLLKRVGIEGDFVISGGIAKNIGVVKKVEEKVGLKANICFEPQIVGALGAACFAREILEKKGGKDNHHKT, from the coding sequence ATGATAACCGCGGGGGTAGATGTAGGGTCTTTAACAGGCAAGGCGCTTATAATGAAAGATAACGAGATACTAGGCTGGAGTCTCATTTCTACCGGGCCTGACAGTAGCGAAACCGCCAAAGAAGCTATGGATATAGCTTTAAAGGAAGCAAAGGTTTCCTTTGACGATATAGACTATATCGTATCCACAGGGTACGGAAGGGTCGTCGTCCCTTTTTCCGACAAGAATATTACGGAAATCACATGCCATGCAAAAGGGGCCTACTGGTTCTTTCCCACTGTTCACCTAATACTGGATATGGGTGGGCAGGACTGTAAGGCTATCCGCTGTGACGGAAGGGGAAAGGTCACAAATTTTGCCATGAATGACAAATGCGCTGCTGGCGCCGGAAGATCCATGGAGATCATGGCAGAACTACTGGACACCCCTCTTGCCGAGATGGGAGCCCACTCCCTCGACATAAAGGACAAATTAGCTCTCCTGAGCAGCACCTGTGTTGTCTTTGCAAGGTCGGAGGTTTTGGGATATCTCCATGAAGGAGTCCACAAAAACGATATACTCGCGGGGGCTTGCGAGGCGTTGGCAGACAGGGTTTCTACCCTGTTAAAGAGAGTTGGGATCGAAGGAGACTTCGTTATCAGTGGGGGAATTGCCAAGAATATTGGGGTGGTGAAAAAGGTGGAGGAAAAGGTGGGTCTCAAGGCAAATATATGCTTCGAGCCTCAGATAGTAGGCGCCCTTGGGGCGGCATGTTTTGCAAGGGAAATCCTTGAAAAAAAGGGGGGAAAAGACAACCACCACAAAACTTAA
- a CDS encoding 2-hydroxyacyl-CoA dehydratase family protein, whose amino-acid sequence MSAQAASPGKAGLGMGRFAMQTSQEIFGAIFAYYAGLKKAKEEGRPIIWADGLLPREIFHAVDATVVHLEHLPFIMGFQALGSHYTQIAEEHGFSKDVCAFHRCFLGCGVAQENERETVWDQWHVAPDLIIGGNYPCMSQTKSFMYLVDHYNIPYHFVDVPINTWGTEPPDYAIEYTAGQLKGALDFLGRQGFKVDWDKLKETVRLSKKTLLLWKEINDLRKIPPTVMSAMDGLVTALILTQVLPPAQLNTLFEKELKELKEKKEKKEALLEDEKARLMFVGVPLLFNMQLFDSVERYGAVFVTEMVECATGGAFDPSYIDPEKPLESLAYKLLTDVLNPITTNMIEHVVQDVKDFKIDGVVSVVKRSCGLLPGFMRQIKDAVYKETGVPTTIFDLDGIDSREYDDVAISSKLDSFIETLLASKS is encoded by the coding sequence ATGAGTGCACAAGCGGCTAGCCCGGGAAAAGCGGGTTTGGGCATGGGAAGGTTTGCCATGCAAACATCACAAGAGATATTTGGAGCGATTTTTGCGTATTATGCAGGTCTTAAGAAAGCGAAGGAGGAAGGTAGACCGATAATCTGGGCAGACGGACTGCTACCGAGAGAGATCTTTCACGCGGTAGATGCAACAGTAGTTCATCTGGAGCACCTTCCATTCATCATGGGGTTCCAGGCTCTAGGGAGCCATTACACACAAATAGCCGAAGAGCACGGATTTTCAAAAGACGTCTGTGCCTTCCACAGGTGTTTTCTCGGGTGTGGGGTCGCCCAGGAAAACGAAAGGGAAACGGTGTGGGACCAATGGCATGTTGCACCCGACCTTATAATAGGGGGCAATTACCCCTGCATGTCTCAGACGAAGTCATTCATGTACCTGGTTGATCATTATAATATCCCATACCATTTCGTCGATGTCCCGATAAACACATGGGGGACGGAGCCTCCCGATTATGCCATTGAGTATACGGCCGGCCAGTTGAAGGGCGCTCTTGACTTCTTAGGCAGACAGGGATTCAAGGTAGACTGGGATAAGCTCAAAGAAACCGTTCGCCTTTCGAAGAAGACCCTTTTACTCTGGAAGGAAATAAACGACCTGAGAAAGATCCCCCCTACGGTTATGAGCGCAATGGATGGCCTTGTCACGGCCCTTATACTGACTCAAGTACTGCCCCCGGCGCAACTGAACACATTGTTTGAAAAGGAACTCAAAGAGCTAAAAGAGAAGAAAGAAAAAAAGGAAGCCCTCCTTGAAGACGAAAAAGCGAGATTGATGTTTGTGGGAGTACCGCTACTGTTTAACATGCAACTTTTCGATTCCGTGGAGAGATATGGCGCTGTTTTCGTCACAGAAATGGTCGAGTGTGCTACGGGAGGGGCATTCGATCCTTCGTACATAGATCCTGAGAAGCCCCTTGAGAGTCTCGCTTACAAGCTGCTTACCGATGTACTCAACCCGATAACCACCAACATGATTGAACACGTTGTGCAGGATGTGAAGGATTTTAAGATCGACGGGGTTGTATCGGTGGTCAAGAGGAGTTGCGGTCTCTTACCCGGATTTATGAGACAGATCAAAGATGCCGTCTATAAAGAGACCGGCGTACCTACCACGATCTTCGACTTAGATGGTATAGATTCAAGAGAATACGACGATGTCGCCATCAGTTCCAAACTTGATTCCTTTATCGAGACCCTGCTCGCAAGCAAAAGTTAA
- a CDS encoding KpsF/GutQ family sugar-phosphate isomerase yields the protein MEEDQAIKLAKEVLRTEAESILHLVDKVDHNFVKAVDIIYRSKGRVIVTGIGKSGLVGKKIVATLTSTGTQAIFLHPVEGMHGDIGIVTKDDVMLAISNSGETYELNMLISNIREIGTVLITFTGSPSSTLARSSDVVIDVGVEREACPFGLAPTSSSTASLAMGDALAVALIEKRNFNERDFHKFHPGGHLGLRLRAKVRDAMISGTEVPRVYSGALAIQAIEEIDAKNKGFVLVTDRKNQMLGILTDGDVRRLVRKGEDFKGKTIDELMTRSPKTIEENTSLAQTIEYMQRDEITTLVVVNEKNQLKGYVHLHDILGRGGTLKISISH from the coding sequence ATGGAAGAAGACCAGGCGATAAAACTGGCAAAAGAAGTCTTGAGAACAGAGGCCGAAAGCATCCTCCATCTTGTTGATAAAGTGGACCACAATTTTGTCAAAGCGGTTGACATTATCTATAGATCAAAAGGCAGGGTTATCGTAACCGGGATAGGCAAATCTGGACTGGTGGGGAAAAAAATAGTGGCTACCCTGACCAGTACCGGTACTCAGGCCATCTTTCTCCATCCCGTGGAGGGTATGCATGGAGATATCGGCATTGTTACAAAAGATGATGTCATGCTTGCCATCTCTAACAGTGGAGAGACATATGAGCTCAATATGCTCATTAGTAATATTCGAGAGATCGGCACAGTTTTGATCACCTTTACCGGCAGTCCCTCCTCGACCCTTGCCCGATCCAGTGATGTGGTGATTGATGTGGGTGTTGAAAGGGAAGCCTGCCCCTTTGGCTTGGCCCCTACATCAAGCTCTACTGCCTCATTGGCCATGGGAGACGCCCTGGCAGTCGCCCTTATTGAAAAGAGGAATTTCAATGAGAGAGATTTTCACAAATTTCATCCTGGCGGACATCTCGGATTGCGGCTGAGGGCCAAGGTAAGGGATGCCATGATAAGTGGAACAGAAGTACCGAGAGTTTACTCGGGAGCGTTAGCCATCCAGGCAATAGAGGAAATTGACGCCAAAAATAAGGGATTTGTCCTGGTTACAGATAGAAAAAATCAGATGTTAGGAATATTAACTGACGGGGATGTACGACGCTTAGTACGGAAAGGGGAGGATTTCAAGGGCAAAACCATTGATGAGTTAATGACCCGATCTCCCAAAACGATAGAGGAAAATACCTCCCTTGCCCAAACCATAGAATACATGCAGAGGGATGAAATCACTACCCTTGTTGTCGTCAACGAGAAGAATCAGCTCAAAGGTTATGTACATCTTCATGACATCCTGGGAAGGGGGGGAACCCTGAAGATTTCAATTTCTCATTGA
- a CDS encoding acyl-CoA dehydratase activase, translating into MITAGIDAGSLTTKVVLLNMDRIMSHKVLPTGVNASEAIQKAMDAVIEDASISLQDVESIVCTGAGKKKIPFESGRATEVMCDARGVRHLYPKADGVIDIGGENCRAVKCDAEGKVLDFALNDKCASGTGIFLDAMARALRVKPEEMGELSLQATQDIEVTSMCSVFAESEVVSMIHRKTPKNDILKGIHKSIASRICGLANRILLTGEVVVMGGIAKNIGVVTALRELMGTELIVPEEPEIIGALGAALQAQQGRRLR; encoded by the coding sequence ATGATAACAGCAGGGATAGATGCAGGATCGCTGACAACAAAGGTTGTGCTATTGAATATGGACAGGATCATGTCGCACAAAGTGCTTCCTACCGGTGTGAATGCCTCAGAGGCTATTCAAAAGGCGATGGATGCTGTGATAGAAGACGCCAGTATTTCACTTCAGGACGTAGAATCTATTGTGTGCACAGGCGCTGGAAAGAAAAAAATTCCCTTCGAGTCAGGACGGGCAACAGAGGTGATGTGTGATGCCAGGGGTGTCCGCCACCTTTACCCAAAAGCAGATGGGGTAATCGACATCGGTGGAGAAAATTGTCGGGCCGTAAAGTGCGATGCCGAAGGAAAGGTACTTGATTTCGCACTGAATGACAAGTGTGCCTCTGGCACGGGCATCTTTTTGGATGCAATGGCCAGGGCATTACGCGTGAAACCAGAAGAGATGGGGGAACTCTCCCTTCAAGCAACACAGGATATTGAAGTTACTTCCATGTGTTCCGTCTTTGCTGAATCCGAAGTGGTATCCATGATCCACAGGAAGACACCGAAAAACGACATCCTGAAAGGCATTCATAAATCTATCGCTTCCAGGATATGTGGTCTGGCAAATAGGATTCTCCTGACGGGGGAAGTGGTTGTTATGGGGGGAATAGCCAAGAACATAGGTGTTGTCACGGCCTTGAGAGAGTTAATGGGTACGGAACTCATAGTCCCAGAAGAACCGGAGATCATAGGCGCCCTCGGCGCCGCTCTACAAGCGCAACAAGGAAGGAGGTTAAGATGA
- a CDS encoding 2-hydroxyacyl-CoA dehydratase family protein — MGSIDVMRDIANNPQQIIKDWKADGKKVVGHRCIYVPEEIIHAAGMLPWPTFGTPEPITKADSYFQPCVCEFIRNIFDLGMDQKFDFLDYLVLCNTCDGVRHLKGMWSTYIDSVPCYMFNNPQKLYDEAGLKFYRHELEKFKELMENVSGTKVTDASLKKSIELFDETRGLLKELNDLRKRDVPPISGVEALSIAMASALMPKEKANPLLRQLIAEVKTREIDGADRPRILITGSIIDNPGLIQLVEDMGGMVVADDLCSTTKYYWYQTKPNKDPMDAIVKFNMERPVCACMHPTEKRYDYLHELAREFNVDGIIYFLIKYCHPYTYESTIHKEKLEEETPVLALEVDHSLSGFGQLRTRVQAFIEML; from the coding sequence ATGGGATCTATAGATGTAATGAGGGATATCGCCAACAATCCCCAACAGATAATAAAAGATTGGAAAGCAGACGGGAAGAAGGTGGTTGGACATAGGTGTATCTATGTCCCAGAAGAGATAATCCATGCGGCCGGTATGTTGCCCTGGCCTACCTTTGGTACACCTGAGCCTATTACAAAAGCCGATTCGTATTTTCAACCGTGTGTCTGTGAGTTCATCAGGAACATTTTTGACCTCGGTATGGACCAAAAGTTTGACTTTCTCGATTATCTGGTGTTGTGCAACACCTGTGACGGAGTGAGACATCTCAAGGGCATGTGGTCCACCTATATCGATTCGGTGCCCTGTTATATGTTCAACAACCCACAGAAGCTGTACGATGAAGCAGGGCTCAAATTCTATCGTCATGAGCTGGAGAAGTTTAAAGAATTGATGGAAAACGTGAGTGGAACCAAGGTAACCGATGCATCCTTAAAGAAATCAATAGAGCTCTTTGATGAGACAAGGGGATTGCTAAAGGAGCTGAATGATTTAAGGAAGAGGGATGTACCGCCCATTTCGGGTGTCGAAGCCCTATCCATAGCGATGGCATCTGCGCTGATGCCAAAGGAAAAGGCTAACCCCCTGTTGAGACAGCTCATCGCCGAAGTGAAGACAAGAGAAATTGACGGCGCGGATCGTCCAAGGATCTTGATCACAGGAAGCATTATAGACAACCCAGGACTGATCCAGCTCGTGGAAGATATGGGAGGGATGGTGGTGGCCGATGATTTGTGTTCAACCACGAAGTACTACTGGTATCAAACGAAGCCGAATAAGGATCCGATGGATGCGATAGTGAAGTTCAACATGGAGCGGCCTGTTTGTGCGTGTATGCATCCAACGGAAAAAAGGTATGATTACCTTCATGAGCTTGCCAGGGAGTTCAACGTTGACGGTATTATCTACTTCCTAATAAAGTACTGTCATCCCTATACCTATGAATCAACAATCCATAAGGAAAAGCTGGAGGAAGAGACACCGGTTTTAGCGCTCGAAGTGGATCACAGCCTTTCTGGCTTCGGGCAGTTGAGAACCAGGGTACAGGCTTTCATAGAAATGCTGTAA
- a CDS encoding acyl-CoA dehydrogenase family protein, protein MDFDFSEDQMMIMDSARKFLEKECPKDKIRKLKEDELGYDREMWQKMVELGWMGLILPEKYGGTGLAYMDLVVLMEEMGRNILPAPFFPTVALCALPILEYGSAEQREKILPEIANGEKIWTLALTEESATYEASGIELCANLEGDYYLLSGTKLFVPCAHVADYLLVVGRTDQKGTPEEGITVFIVDAKSPGINTEVIPTVAHDKQCEVRFDRVRVPRGNVLGEVNKGWDIVEFILQHGSVLKCAEMLGGVEAVLEMTNNYAKERVQFDKPIGSFQAIQHKLAQMLIEVEGLRYLTYEAAWHIGTGMPSKLLISMVKTKANEVYQRVCLDGVKIHGAVGFTEELDLGLYFLRTKASEFTLGGGGFHRERIACELEQLQPLFMR, encoded by the coding sequence ATGGATTTTGATTTCTCGGAAGATCAGATGATGATCATGGATTCAGCGAGGAAATTCCTGGAGAAGGAATGCCCCAAAGACAAAATAAGAAAGTTAAAAGAAGATGAACTGGGGTACGATCGAGAGATGTGGCAAAAGATGGTAGAATTAGGATGGATGGGGCTTATCCTGCCTGAGAAGTATGGGGGAACGGGATTGGCGTATATGGATCTGGTGGTCTTGATGGAGGAAATGGGCAGGAATATTCTCCCCGCCCCCTTCTTTCCCACAGTAGCTCTCTGCGCCCTTCCTATTCTGGAATATGGTAGCGCTGAGCAGAGGGAGAAGATACTCCCTGAAATAGCCAATGGGGAAAAGATATGGACCCTTGCCCTGACAGAAGAGTCAGCTACTTATGAAGCCTCGGGAATTGAACTTTGCGCTAATTTAGAGGGAGATTATTACCTCCTTTCCGGCACGAAACTCTTTGTCCCCTGTGCCCATGTGGCTGATTACCTGCTGGTCGTGGGCCGGACTGATCAGAAAGGAACCCCGGAGGAGGGGATCACGGTATTCATCGTGGATGCCAAAAGCCCCGGCATAAATACGGAGGTCATCCCCACTGTGGCACATGACAAGCAGTGTGAGGTAAGATTCGACAGGGTGAGGGTTCCCCGGGGCAATGTCCTGGGAGAGGTGAACAAAGGTTGGGATATAGTGGAATTTATCCTCCAGCATGGATCTGTCTTAAAATGCGCCGAGATGTTGGGTGGGGTTGAAGCGGTCCTGGAGATGACGAACAACTACGCTAAAGAGAGGGTCCAGTTTGATAAACCTATCGGCTCTTTTCAGGCAATTCAACATAAATTGGCCCAGATGCTTATCGAGGTTGAAGGATTACGGTATCTCACCTACGAGGCAGCGTGGCACATCGGCACGGGAATGCCATCCAAGTTGCTAATTTCAATGGTCAAGACAAAGGCAAATGAAGTTTACCAGCGTGTCTGTTTGGATGGTGTTAAGATCCATGGAGCAGTAGGATTCACGGAAGAACTTGATCTCGGTCTGTACTTTCTCCGTACCAAGGCCTCGGAATTTACCTTAGGGGGTGGAGGTTTCCATAGGGAAAGGATAGCCTGTGAACTGGAGCAACTTCAACCCCTGTTTATGAGGTAA
- a CDS encoding FAD-dependent thymidylate synthase — protein MKVILAGYNLDHETIRAFKAAHPGVENLTPETISAAYARISRDSRPVNELRTIALGEVEKARQSNQNIVFEMGHSSIAEHAVFNIDVLGVSRLIVEEIEKCRLCSYTEKSQRYILLKDDFVLPAEIKQAGLEETFVRTIGEQNRFYHALYEHLKPYVFEKHRNLARDPANRSTLEGWAKEDARYIISLATMTQLGMTLNARNLELMLRRLAAHPLAEAGEFSHRLYEATKDIAPSLVRYTKATAYDRVTRQALKEKTEGLMTKWGNRQGARGKGEKGAPSGHDQACLCDARRQVVLLYATPGADERIVASLIHSSSNIPMVQCLDIVSLMGGEEKKDFLKTAFRYMQPYDPALREFENVDLHFELTVSASCFAQLKRHRMATITCQDYDPTLGVTIPLAIAETGMERQFMEIIERTEEAYDHIRKVAPQAAGYILTNAHRKRIAMKINARELYHIARIRADRHAQWDIRETAQSMLTLGKEVMPLTLILATGKDNFPFLYDRLFPAEII, from the coding sequence ATGAAGGTCATCCTTGCCGGCTATAATCTCGACCACGAAACGATCCGTGCCTTCAAGGCAGCACATCCCGGGGTGGAAAACCTCACTCCGGAAACTATCTCCGCCGCCTATGCCCGGATCAGCAGAGACTCCCGCCCGGTTAATGAACTGCGCACCATCGCCCTAGGCGAGGTGGAAAAGGCGAGACAATCCAACCAGAATATCGTCTTTGAGATGGGACACAGTTCCATCGCCGAACATGCCGTTTTCAATATAGATGTCCTGGGTGTTTCCCGTCTTATCGTCGAGGAGATCGAGAAATGCCGCCTCTGCTCATATACAGAAAAATCCCAGCGGTACATCCTCCTGAAAGACGATTTTGTCCTCCCCGCAGAGATCAAACAGGCCGGTCTCGAAGAAACCTTTGTCAGAACCATCGGGGAGCAGAACCGGTTTTACCATGCTCTGTATGAACACCTGAAACCCTACGTTTTTGAAAAACACAGAAACCTGGCCAGGGACCCGGCAAACCGCTCCACCCTCGAAGGATGGGCCAAGGAAGATGCGAGGTATATCATCTCCCTCGCCACCATGACCCAGCTCGGAATGACCTTAAATGCCAGGAATCTGGAACTTATGCTCAGACGCCTGGCGGCCCATCCACTGGCCGAGGCAGGGGAATTCAGCCATCGTCTCTACGAAGCAACGAAGGATATTGCTCCCTCCCTCGTCCGGTATACCAAGGCCACGGCTTATGATCGTGTAACGAGGCAGGCATTGAAAGAAAAAACAGAGGGGCTCATGACGAAATGGGGTAATAGACAGGGGGCAAGGGGCAAGGGAGAGAAAGGTGCTCCATCCGGACATGATCAGGCCTGCCTGTGCGATGCACGCAGACAGGTAGTTCTTCTCTATGCCACACCGGGGGCTGACGAGAGAATTGTGGCCTCACTGATCCACTCTTCATCAAACATCCCCATGGTCCAATGCCTCGATATCGTTTCCCTTATGGGAGGGGAGGAAAAGAAGGATTTTCTGAAAACGGCCTTCCGTTATATGCAACCGTACGATCCCGCCCTGAGGGAATTTGAAAATGTGGACCTCCACTTCGAACTGACCGTGAGCGCAAGCTGTTTTGCCCAGTTGAAGAGACATCGCATGGCCACCATCACCTGCCAGGACTACGATCCAACTCTCGGCGTGACCATCCCGCTCGCCATAGCTGAAACCGGCATGGAAAGGCAGTTCATGGAGATCATCGAGCGCACAGAGGAAGCTTATGATCATATCAGAAAAGTTGCACCGCAAGCGGCAGGCTATATCCTCACCAACGCCCACCGCAAGCGGATCGCCATGAAGATCAATGCGAGGGAACTTTACCACATCGCCCGCATTCGGGCAGATCGTCATGCCCAGTGGGACATCCGGGAGACGGCCCAAAGTATGCTCACCCTGGGAAAGGAGGTCATGCCTCTCACCCTCATACTCGCCACGGGGAAGGACAACTTCCCATTCCTCTATGACCGATTGTTCCCCGCGGAAATCATCTGA
- a CDS encoding 4Fe-4S binding protein, protein MIVNYGYTDGSGEYYIVIDTDKCDGCGKCVEACPENVLELAEDDYGDIVVKVKDKVKSKVSYVCLGFNPGCSKNEVNCRSVCERDVISHTW, encoded by the coding sequence ATGATAGTCAACTATGGGTACACAGACGGTAGTGGAGAGTACTATATCGTCATTGATACCGATAAATGTGATGGATGTGGGAAGTGTGTTGAAGCCTGTCCGGAAAATGTCCTCGAACTTGCCGAAGATGACTACGGGGATATCGTTGTAAAGGTGAAAGACAAGGTCAAGAGTAAAGTGAGCTATGTGTGCTTGGGTTTCAACCCGGGCTGTAGCAAGAACGAGGTAAACTGCCGGAGCGTCTGCGAACGTGACGTAATCTCCCATACATGGTAA